A genomic window from Thunnus thynnus chromosome 12, fThuThy2.1, whole genome shotgun sequence includes:
- the LOC137193407 gene encoding growth/differentiation factor 3 produces the protein MLRSHTLRRLISCVLLLLVSLSSSGESRPHVAHEGAPDVDGTDSQRVLLLEAVKTGILGSLGMDREPRPARKASEQELRKMHRLYREKLREMRTNSSQPMRETWQPTMPTVLFPATVVPVKVLRRAEHPQTDQRMQWYRAVFHKNPNIQTELTLARAELKISKQNLNKPTSVQPDVNQEINVKVSGMNPVNSAAWTHVDSVIHANVSSTQDVMLDISPEVEKWMRADGDQSLVVDVGMVVGERDALTANPIISLELGLMQPKPARRRRQPRSNKEDNCDERGWCCRKSVTVSFKDIGWTDWVVAPAEYTMHYCDGTCPHNYKPASMHTQVKSRMHQITKGGTPRPCCVPATYEPMVIMHYDSRDNLKLTPFDDLIVSKCHCA, from the exons ATGCTCAGATCACACACACTCCGCCGACTCATCTCCTGCGTGCTGCTGCTCCTcgtctctctctccagctcagGGGAGAGCCGGCCTCACGTGGCCCACGAAGGTGCACCTGATGTGGACGGAACGGACAGTCAGAGGGTCCTGCTGTTGGAGGCGGTGAAGACGGGGATCCTGGGCTCACTGGGTATGGACAGGGAGCCCCGACCAGCCCGAAAGGCCTCAGAGCAAGAGTTGAGGAAGATGCATCGGCTCTACAGGGAAAAACTGAGAGAGATGAGAACAAATTCCAGCCAGCCGATGAGGGAAACGTGGCAGCCCACCATGCCCACTGTGCTCTTTCCAGCTACAG tGGTGCCAGTGAAAGTGCTTCGGAGGGCAGAACATCCACAGACAGATCAGCGCATGCAGTGGTATAGAGCTGTTTTCCATAAGAACCCAAACATTCAAACTGAACTGACACTAGCTCGGGCTGAACTGAAGATCTCCAAGCAGAACTTAAACAAACCTACATCAGTTCAGCCTGATGTAAATCAAGAGATTAATGTTAAAGTCAGTGGGATGAACCCGGTGAACTCTGCTGCTTGGACACACGTAGACTCTGTGATCCATGCTAATGTCTCAAGCACTCAAGATGTGATGCTGGACATCAGCCCTGAGGTGGAGAAGTGGATGAGGGCTGATGGTGATCAGTCACTGGTTGTAGATGTGGGGATGGTTGTGGGTGAAAGAGATGCCCTGACAGCAAATCCAATCATTTCCCTGGAGTTAGGCCTCATGCAGCCCAAACCGGCACGGAGAAGGAGGCAGCCTCGTTCCAACAAGGAAGACAACTGCGATGAACGAGGATGGTGCTGCCGCAAGTCTGTCACCGTGTCGTTCAAAGACATCGGCTGGACAGATTGGGTGGTGGCCCCGGCTGAATATACGATGCATTACTGTGATGGCACCTGCCCCCACAACTATAAGCCAGCTAGCATGCACACGCAGGTGAAGTCTCGGATGCACCAGATCACCAAAGGCGGGACACCTCGCCCCTGCTGCGTGCCGGCAACCTACGAGCCCATGGTCATCATGCACTATGACAGCAGGGATAATTTGAAGTTGACGCCTTTTGACGACTTGATTGTCAGTAAATGTCACTGTGCTTGA